The following are from one region of the Mauremys reevesii isolate NIE-2019 linkage group 2, ASM1616193v1, whole genome shotgun sequence genome:
- the FAHD2A gene encoding fumarylacetoacetate hydrolase domain-containing protein 2A isoform X1, with translation MTSQPGDGEWLGFVTVSVSDRKRGSQGSSRPRGAGQDLMPVFVLRALPVSLRLSWRLPGCTSWGGTESRNVSHLAGAMRLVQFQTGSDGPRIGLEEKDGGNVIDLNAFDPSLPRRMREFLEIGDAALAVARRAQESGQHILPRAQVTLLAPIPNPGKVICVGMNYADHCREQNMKIPEEPIIFSKFPSSVTGPYDEIIHPAESQEVDWEVELAFVIGKKGTHIKESVAMDHIVGFMVAHDVSARDWQMKRNGKQWILGKSFDTFCPLGPAIVTKDCVPDPHKLGIRCKVNGELVQDSNTSQMIFKTQALVAWVSQFITLYPGDVFLTGTPPGTGVFRKPPVFLKRGDVVQCEIDQLGALRNKVV, from the exons ATGACGTCACAGCCCGGTGACGGGGAGTGGCTCGGCTTTGTGACGGTGTCAGTGAGTGACCGCaagaggggcagccagggcagCAGCCGCCCCAGAGGCGCCGGGCAG GATCTGATGCCGGTGTTCGTCCTAAGAGCCCTTCCAGTGAGTCTGAGACTGAGCTGGAGGCTGCCCGGCTGCACGAGCTGGGGCGGGACAGAGTCCAGGAACGTTTCCCATCTAGCTGGGGCTATGAGGCTGGTCCAGTTTCAAACCGGCTCAGATGGGCCCAGGATTGGGCTGGAGGAGAAAGATGGAGGCAACGTGATTGATTTAAATGCTTTcgacccctccctgcccaggagGATGAGAGAGTTCCTGGAGATAGGGGACGCAGCACTGGCTGTAGCAAGAAG GGCTCAGGAGTCTGGCCAGCACATCCTGCCACGCGCTCAGGTGACCCTCCTGGCCCCCATACCCAACCCGGGGAAGGTGATCTGTGTGGGGATGAACTATGCCGACCACTGCCGGGAGCAGAACATGAAAATCCCCGAGGAGCCCATCATCTTCAGCAAGTTTCCCAGCTCCGTCACCGGCCCCTACGATGAGATCATCCACCCAGCCGAGAGCCAA GAAGTTGACTGGGAGGTGGAGCTGGCCTTTGTCATCGGGAAGAAAGGGACGCACATCAAG GAGTCAGTGGCGATGGATCATATTGTGGGATTCATGGTTGCCCATGACGTCAGCGCCAGGGACTGGCAGATGAAGAGGAACGGGAAGCAGTGGATCCTGGGGAAATCCTTTGACACCTTCTGCCCCTTGGGCCCTGCCATTGTCACCAAGGACTGTGTGCCAG acccTCACAAGCTGGGAATCCGCTGCAAAGTGAACGGGGAGCTCGTCCAGGACAGCAACACCAGCCAGATGATCTTCAAAACGCAGGCGCTGGTCGCGTGGGTCTCCCA GTTCATCACGCTGTACCCAGGAGATGTCTTCCTCACCGGGACCCCCCCTGGCACTGGAGTTTTCCGGAAGCCCCCTGTTTTCCTGAAG AGAGGAGATGTGGTGCAGTGTGAAATTGACCAGCTGGGAGCCCTCCGAAACAAGGTCGTTTGA
- the FAHD2A gene encoding fumarylacetoacetate hydrolase domain-containing protein 2A isoform X2 → MPVFVLRALPVSLRLSWRLPGCTSWGGTESRNVSHLAGAMRLVQFQTGSDGPRIGLEEKDGGNVIDLNAFDPSLPRRMREFLEIGDAALAVARRAQESGQHILPRAQVTLLAPIPNPGKVICVGMNYADHCREQNMKIPEEPIIFSKFPSSVTGPYDEIIHPAESQEVDWEVELAFVIGKKGTHIKESVAMDHIVGFMVAHDVSARDWQMKRNGKQWILGKSFDTFCPLGPAIVTKDCVPDPHKLGIRCKVNGELVQDSNTSQMIFKTQALVAWVSQFITLYPGDVFLTGTPPGTGVFRKPPVFLKRGDVVQCEIDQLGALRNKVV, encoded by the exons ATGCCGGTGTTCGTCCTAAGAGCCCTTCCAGTGAGTCTGAGACTGAGCTGGAGGCTGCCCGGCTGCACGAGCTGGGGCGGGACAGAGTCCAGGAACGTTTCCCATCTAGCTGGGGCTATGAGGCTGGTCCAGTTTCAAACCGGCTCAGATGGGCCCAGGATTGGGCTGGAGGAGAAAGATGGAGGCAACGTGATTGATTTAAATGCTTTcgacccctccctgcccaggagGATGAGAGAGTTCCTGGAGATAGGGGACGCAGCACTGGCTGTAGCAAGAAG GGCTCAGGAGTCTGGCCAGCACATCCTGCCACGCGCTCAGGTGACCCTCCTGGCCCCCATACCCAACCCGGGGAAGGTGATCTGTGTGGGGATGAACTATGCCGACCACTGCCGGGAGCAGAACATGAAAATCCCCGAGGAGCCCATCATCTTCAGCAAGTTTCCCAGCTCCGTCACCGGCCCCTACGATGAGATCATCCACCCAGCCGAGAGCCAA GAAGTTGACTGGGAGGTGGAGCTGGCCTTTGTCATCGGGAAGAAAGGGACGCACATCAAG GAGTCAGTGGCGATGGATCATATTGTGGGATTCATGGTTGCCCATGACGTCAGCGCCAGGGACTGGCAGATGAAGAGGAACGGGAAGCAGTGGATCCTGGGGAAATCCTTTGACACCTTCTGCCCCTTGGGCCCTGCCATTGTCACCAAGGACTGTGTGCCAG acccTCACAAGCTGGGAATCCGCTGCAAAGTGAACGGGGAGCTCGTCCAGGACAGCAACACCAGCCAGATGATCTTCAAAACGCAGGCGCTGGTCGCGTGGGTCTCCCA GTTCATCACGCTGTACCCAGGAGATGTCTTCCTCACCGGGACCCCCCCTGGCACTGGAGTTTTCCGGAAGCCCCCTGTTTTCCTGAAG AGAGGAGATGTGGTGCAGTGTGAAATTGACCAGCTGGGAGCCCTCCGAAACAAGGTCGTTTGA